A part of Myxococcus landrumus genomic DNA contains:
- a CDS encoding ribonuclease HII, with translation MSIDSREQWLECSLGELTERFVTQAHAVPSGLLEALDADPRRGAQSLARRIRARQERNRSEGQRLRHLLRFEMELWEQGHTHVAGVDEAGMAPLAGPVVAAAAVLPKSYRLKGLDDSKKVLDAEKREALAVAIKRDAVAWAVGHAEVEEIDRINIYHAGLLAMRRAVEGLGLKPDYVLVDARTIPECPAPQRGIIKGDSLSMSIAAASILAKTTRDRLMGELDTRYPGYGLAQHKGYPTPHHIQALREKGVLPIHRRSFGPVREVLGLVAPAPANVPSAQAELFDLAPAPGRRRP, from the coding sequence ATGTCTATCGATAGCCGGGAACAGTGGCTCGAGTGCTCGCTCGGAGAGCTGACCGAGCGTTTCGTCACACAGGCGCACGCCGTCCCCTCCGGCCTCCTGGAAGCGCTCGACGCGGACCCGCGACGGGGCGCTCAATCCCTTGCCCGTCGCATCCGGGCTCGCCAGGAGCGCAACCGCTCCGAGGGCCAGCGCCTGCGCCACCTGCTGCGCTTCGAGATGGAGCTGTGGGAGCAGGGGCACACCCACGTCGCGGGCGTGGACGAGGCGGGCATGGCGCCGCTCGCGGGCCCCGTCGTCGCGGCCGCGGCCGTGTTGCCCAAGAGCTACCGGCTCAAGGGACTGGACGACTCGAAGAAGGTGCTGGACGCGGAGAAGCGTGAGGCGCTCGCGGTCGCCATCAAGCGCGACGCGGTGGCCTGGGCCGTGGGCCACGCGGAGGTCGAGGAGATCGACCGCATCAACATCTACCACGCGGGCCTGTTGGCCATGCGCCGCGCGGTGGAGGGCCTGGGGCTGAAGCCGGACTATGTGCTGGTGGACGCTCGGACCATTCCGGAGTGCCCCGCACCCCAGCGCGGAATCATCAAGGGCGACTCGCTCTCCATGAGCATCGCGGCGGCCTCCATCCTCGCGAAGACGACGCGCGACAGGCTGATGGGAGAGCTGGACACGCGCTACCCGGGCTATGGCCTGGCGCAGCACAAGGGCTACCCGACGCCGCACCACATCCAGGCGCTGCGCGAGAAGGGCGTGCTGCCCATCCACCGTCGCAGCTTCGGCCCGGTGCGCGAGGTGCTGGGGTTGGTGGCGCCCGCTCCCGCGAATGTCCCCTCCGCGCAAGCGGAGCTGTTCGACCTCGCGCCCGCTCCCGGACGGAGGCGGCCATGA
- a CDS encoding M61 family metallopeptidase: MSHTVRYRVSLPRPHTHLVEVEVSFPGGAATLDARMPVWTPGSYLVREFARHVQDVSAVAPDGTPLPVRRMDKQTWRVHAGGQAVTLRYRVYANELTVRTSHVDGTHAYLNGATVFLYTDATRDLEHHVTVDAPGGWSTFCALDSRDGVFIAPDYDTLVDSPFEVGPHTPLTFTVAGVPHDIVVWGDSVPDPERLCADFQRLCEVQAKLFGGLPMRRYLFLLYLTDKGRGGLEHQASTALLFPRAALATNRGWEDLQTLAAHEYFHLWVVKRVKPRALVPFDYTQENYTSLLWAFEGTTAYYDNLIVRRSGLMSAPRYLTRLGETLTTLQSTPGRRTQTLLDASMVSWVKHYRPDENSPNSAISYYLKGEVVSALLDLEIRRATQDTRGLDDVLRLLWSRHGDGTGVDEEGVEAAASEVAGTDLKAFFDRALRTTEELDYSVFSHVGLEASFRTRESPGDRGGTPPKSRAGEAKPRGWLGITLKGSATVATVLDGSPAQEAGLYAEDDVVALDGWKADGNALVSRCEDRKPGDTVRVTLFRRDKLLELPVVLGTKPSEAVWLARVDKPTEAQKAAFQSWLGAPWDEAPGTT; encoded by the coding sequence ATGTCCCACACCGTCCGTTATCGCGTCTCGCTGCCTCGGCCCCACACCCACCTGGTGGAGGTCGAGGTCTCGTTCCCTGGGGGTGCGGCCACCCTCGATGCGCGGATGCCGGTGTGGACACCGGGCAGCTACCTGGTGCGCGAGTTCGCCCGCCACGTCCAGGACGTCTCGGCGGTGGCCCCGGACGGGACACCGCTGCCGGTGCGGCGCATGGACAAGCAGACGTGGCGCGTGCACGCCGGCGGACAGGCCGTCACCCTGCGCTACCGCGTCTACGCGAACGAGCTGACGGTGCGCACCAGCCACGTGGATGGGACACACGCGTACCTCAATGGCGCGACGGTGTTCCTCTACACGGACGCCACGCGCGACCTGGAGCACCACGTCACGGTGGATGCACCGGGTGGCTGGAGCACGTTCTGCGCACTGGACTCACGCGACGGCGTCTTCATCGCGCCGGACTACGACACGCTGGTGGACAGCCCCTTCGAGGTGGGGCCCCACACGCCGCTCACCTTCACGGTGGCGGGCGTGCCTCACGACATCGTCGTCTGGGGCGACAGCGTCCCGGACCCGGAGCGGCTGTGCGCCGACTTCCAGCGCTTGTGCGAGGTGCAGGCGAAGCTGTTCGGCGGGCTGCCCATGCGCCGCTACCTGTTCCTGCTGTACCTGACGGACAAGGGGCGCGGAGGGCTGGAGCACCAGGCCAGCACCGCCCTGCTCTTCCCTCGCGCGGCGCTCGCCACGAATCGCGGCTGGGAGGACCTGCAGACGCTGGCCGCGCACGAGTACTTCCACCTGTGGGTCGTCAAGCGGGTGAAGCCTCGGGCGCTGGTGCCCTTCGACTACACGCAGGAGAACTACACGTCCCTGCTGTGGGCCTTCGAGGGCACCACCGCGTACTACGACAACCTCATCGTCCGGCGCTCGGGGCTGATGTCCGCGCCGCGCTACCTCACGCGGCTGGGCGAGACGCTCACGACGCTGCAGTCCACGCCGGGCCGGCGCACGCAGACGCTCCTCGATGCGTCGATGGTGAGCTGGGTGAAGCACTACCGGCCCGACGAGAACTCCCCCAACAGCGCCATCTCCTACTACCTGAAGGGCGAGGTGGTGTCGGCGCTCCTGGACCTGGAGATTCGCCGGGCCACGCAGGACACACGCGGCCTGGATGACGTCCTCCGGTTGCTGTGGTCACGCCATGGCGATGGTACCGGCGTGGATGAAGAGGGCGTGGAGGCCGCGGCGAGCGAGGTGGCCGGCACGGACCTGAAGGCCTTCTTCGACCGGGCGCTGCGCACCACGGAGGAGCTGGACTACTCGGTGTTCTCCCACGTGGGGCTCGAGGCCAGCTTCCGGACGCGCGAGTCACCGGGAGACCGCGGGGGCACGCCGCCCAAGAGCAGGGCGGGCGAGGCGAAGCCTCGGGGCTGGCTGGGCATCACCCTCAAGGGAAGCGCCACGGTGGCCACGGTGCTGGACGGCTCGCCCGCGCAGGAGGCGGGGCTGTACGCCGAGGACGACGTGGTGGCGCTGGATGGCTGGAAGGCGGACGGCAACGCGCTCGTGAGCCGGTGCGAGGACCGCAAGCCCGGAGACACCGTGCGCGTGACGCTGTTCCGCCGCGACAAGCTGCTGGAGCTCCCCGTGGTGCTGGGCACCAAGCCCTCCGAGGCGGTGTGGCTGGCGCGCGTGGACAAGCCCACGGAGGCCCAGAAGGCCGCCTTTCAATCCTGGTTGGGAGCCCCCTGGGACGAGGCCCCCGGCACGACGTAG
- a CDS encoding RsmB/NOP family class I SAM-dependent RNA methyltransferase: MAQKSRFRPTARHSAKKSPAPSKRKKLTAAEKERSTRPLREDLVLQACLEAYALVHHEGRLSDRALDFTLRRKTNLYSSERRAVAERVYALLRRQRTVDFLLSRAHPRFDSLDASRQDVLRLATSRVLHGEALADVVRTSSLAPADASALNALPQAAAALEALPEKKRFPIAASLPDFLAEKFLALYGKDAARAAEAMNERAPLTIRANLLKEDRDALAKRLGAEQVEVKPTPLSPMGLNLETRLNVFSLTCFREGYVEIQDEGSQLLGMLVDAPPTRVVDACAGAGGKTLQLAAQMKNRGDLHAMDIDERRLDDLKKRARRAGVHNVRAQLIPAEGVEVDAALEPLVGKADRVLVDAPCSGTGTFRRKPDARYRLTPDELEQHVARQKLLLERFSRMVKPGGRLIYGTCSVLREENEAVVEDFLSRHPEYTVRPVAELLGAELGAKVGPGPFLRLAPHTHGTDGFFGAVLVRAK; the protein is encoded by the coding sequence ATGGCTCAGAAATCCAGATTCCGCCCCACCGCGCGCCACTCCGCGAAGAAGTCCCCCGCCCCTTCGAAGAGGAAGAAGCTCACGGCCGCAGAAAAGGAGCGCTCCACGCGGCCGCTGCGCGAGGACCTGGTGCTGCAAGCCTGCCTGGAGGCCTACGCGCTGGTGCACCATGAGGGGCGCCTGTCGGACCGGGCGCTGGACTTCACCCTGCGCCGCAAGACCAACCTCTACTCGTCGGAGCGCCGCGCCGTGGCCGAGCGCGTCTATGCCCTGCTGCGCCGCCAGCGCACGGTGGACTTCCTGCTGAGCCGCGCCCATCCGCGCTTCGACTCGCTGGATGCCTCGCGCCAGGACGTGCTGCGGCTGGCCACCTCGCGCGTGCTGCACGGAGAGGCCCTGGCGGACGTGGTGCGCACGTCGTCGCTGGCGCCCGCGGATGCCTCGGCCCTGAACGCCCTGCCCCAGGCCGCCGCCGCGCTGGAGGCCCTGCCGGAGAAGAAGCGCTTCCCCATCGCCGCCTCGCTGCCGGACTTCCTCGCCGAGAAGTTCCTCGCGCTCTACGGCAAGGACGCCGCCCGCGCCGCCGAGGCCATGAACGAGCGCGCCCCGCTCACCATCCGCGCCAACCTGCTCAAGGAGGACCGCGACGCGCTGGCGAAGCGGCTGGGCGCCGAGCAGGTGGAGGTCAAGCCCACGCCCCTGTCCCCCATGGGCCTGAACCTGGAGACGCGCCTCAACGTCTTCTCGCTGACGTGCTTCCGCGAGGGCTACGTCGAGATTCAGGACGAGGGCAGCCAACTGCTGGGCATGCTGGTGGACGCGCCCCCCACGCGCGTCGTCGATGCGTGCGCGGGCGCGGGCGGCAAGACGCTCCAGCTCGCCGCGCAGATGAAGAACCGGGGCGACCTGCATGCGATGGACATCGACGAGCGTCGCCTCGACGACTTGAAGAAGCGGGCGCGCCGGGCGGGTGTGCACAACGTGCGCGCGCAGCTCATCCCCGCGGAGGGCGTGGAGGTGGACGCCGCGCTGGAGCCGCTGGTGGGCAAGGCGGACCGCGTGCTGGTGGACGCGCCGTGCAGCGGCACGGGCACCTTCCGCCGCAAGCCGGACGCGCGCTACCGCCTGACGCCCGACGAGCTGGAGCAGCACGTGGCGCGGCAGAAGCTGCTGCTGGAGCGCTTCTCCCGCATGGTGAAGCCCGGCGGCCGGCTCATCTACGGCACGTGCAGCGTGCTGCGTGAGGAGAACGAGGCCGTCGTCGAGGACTTCCTCTCGCGGCACCCCGAGTACACCGTGCGCCCAGTGGCGGAGCTCCTGGGCGCGGAGCTGGGTGCGAAGGTGGGGCCGGGCCCGTTCCTGCGGCTGGCCCCCCACACCCACGGAACCGACGGCTTCTTCGGAGCCGTCCTCGTCCGGGCGAAGTAG
- a CDS encoding metallophosphoesterase: MHLKTRFTFMAVALTLVSGVASAGVLARDPYLQKVGPDTALVAFRLASSCSPEVRYGTGAVSEVARSETTGRNHAVVLTGLKPGTEYTYEVSACGTTTPPKRFTTAPEPGTRSVHFAAMGDFGTGGSDQRKVVSRMLTNKPELFVALGDNAYPDGTEADFENNLFTPMAALLAEVPMFATPGNHEYVTNQGEPYLNNLFMPTNNPAGSERYFSFDWGHVHFVSIDSNCALGLAAPNRCTLEAQKAWLETDLATTKQPWKVVFFHHPAWSSGEHGSQLTMRRQFAPLFEKYGVDLVLTGHDHNYERSKNMKGDGIASSGGIPYLVVGGGGATLRAFSGGQPDWSAFRDNKAYGYLDVEVVEGVLNAKLVTIDNKVLDSLTLRKDLPPVEQPPPADALNINVEGERGVAPHSALFRATTSSPDVPVRWDFGDGGSAEGHTAKHVYTKAGQFTVTATATFGALTRTATAVVSVSETPGGTPDAGTPPGTDGGTPTTPPGTDGGTGNPTPPPNIADKDGGSGGGGCSSTTATLLPAGGLLLSRLLRRRSRRPS; this comes from the coding sequence ATGCATCTGAAGACCCGCTTCACCTTCATGGCCGTGGCTCTGACCCTCGTGTCGGGCGTGGCTTCCGCGGGAGTTCTCGCTCGCGACCCCTACCTCCAGAAAGTTGGACCGGACACCGCCCTGGTGGCGTTCCGGCTGGCGTCCAGTTGCTCGCCCGAGGTGCGCTACGGCACGGGCGCCGTGAGCGAGGTTGCTCGCTCGGAGACCACGGGTCGCAACCACGCTGTGGTGCTGACGGGCCTGAAGCCCGGCACCGAGTACACCTATGAAGTAAGCGCCTGCGGGACGACGACGCCCCCCAAGCGATTCACCACCGCCCCCGAGCCCGGCACCCGGAGCGTGCACTTCGCCGCCATGGGTGACTTCGGCACGGGAGGCTCGGACCAGCGCAAGGTCGTCTCACGCATGCTCACGAACAAGCCGGAACTGTTCGTGGCGCTCGGTGACAACGCCTACCCCGACGGCACCGAGGCTGACTTCGAGAACAACCTCTTCACCCCCATGGCCGCGCTGCTCGCCGAGGTGCCGATGTTCGCCACGCCCGGCAATCACGAGTACGTGACGAACCAGGGCGAGCCGTACCTGAACAACCTCTTCATGCCCACCAACAACCCGGCGGGCTCGGAGCGCTACTTCTCCTTCGACTGGGGACACGTGCACTTCGTGTCCATCGACTCCAACTGCGCGCTGGGCCTGGCGGCTCCCAACCGCTGCACGCTGGAGGCCCAGAAGGCGTGGCTGGAGACGGACCTGGCCACGACGAAGCAGCCCTGGAAGGTCGTCTTCTTCCACCACCCGGCCTGGTCCAGCGGTGAGCACGGCTCGCAGCTCACCATGCGCCGCCAGTTCGCGCCCCTCTTCGAGAAGTACGGCGTGGACCTGGTGCTCACGGGGCATGACCACAACTACGAGCGCAGCAAGAACATGAAGGGCGACGGCATCGCGTCGTCGGGTGGCATCCCCTACCTCGTCGTGGGTGGCGGAGGCGCGACGCTGCGAGCGTTCTCCGGCGGCCAGCCCGACTGGAGCGCCTTCCGCGACAACAAGGCCTACGGCTACCTGGACGTGGAGGTCGTCGAGGGCGTGCTCAACGCGAAGCTCGTCACCATCGACAACAAGGTGCTGGACAGCCTCACGCTGCGCAAGGACCTGCCCCCCGTGGAGCAGCCGCCTCCGGCCGACGCGCTGAACATCAACGTGGAGGGCGAGCGCGGCGTGGCCCCGCACAGCGCCCTCTTCCGCGCGACGACCTCTTCGCCAGATGTCCCCGTGCGTTGGGACTTCGGTGACGGTGGCTCCGCCGAGGGCCACACCGCGAAGCACGTCTACACCAAGGCCGGGCAGTTCACCGTGACGGCGACCGCCACCTTCGGGGCGCTGACTCGCACTGCGACGGCCGTGGTCTCCGTCAGCGAAACCCCTGGCGGAACCCCGGACGCGGGCACCCCGCCGGGAACGGATGGAGGCACCCCCACCACGCCTCCGGGAACAGACGGGGGCACGGGAAACCCCACGCCGCCTCCGAACATCGCCGACAAGGATGGCGGCTCGGGCGGCGGAGGCTGCTCCAGCACCACCGCCACCCTCCTCCCCGCGGGGGGGCTGCTGTTGTCCCGGCTCCTGCGACGGCGCTCCCGCCGTCCTTCCTGA
- a CDS encoding carboxypeptidase regulatory-like domain-containing protein has protein sequence MPNALRVVVLSAEGVRVRGATVTATNLTSNASISGVTDSDGVTTAINETLAPSPVRVVAVAGARVSPASRVDWVCDTCNCVPEPADLTLELDP, from the coding sequence GTGCCAAACGCCCTGCGAGTGGTGGTCCTCTCCGCCGAAGGCGTGCGAGTGCGCGGCGCCACCGTCACCGCCACCAACCTCACGTCCAACGCCAGCATCTCGGGCGTCACCGACTCGGACGGCGTGACGACTGCCATCAATGAAACACTCGCGCCCAGCCCGGTGCGAGTGGTGGCCGTCGCCGGGGCCCGGGTGTCCCCCGCGTCTCGGGTCGACTGGGTGTGCGACACGTGCAACTGCGTCCCCGAGCCCGCGGACCTGACGCTGGAGCTGGACCCGTAG